The following coding sequences are from one Cenarchaeum symbiosum A window:
- a CDS encoding 2-isopropylmalate synthase (COG0119) encodes MYISGRGAPDPAMENPNQYSDMYNGYDSRPRKIKVLDTTLREGEQHPGVSFTNKQRIQIAWMLDYFGVDQIEISPSISVDHEEATRTIIKQGLRAEIVAHGRALRSDIDASIRCDASWVAAYLGISDVHLEDKLRMTREEALERAVDTVEYAKSHGLKIRFTMEDGCRAEPSFLLDMCKAVEDAGVDRISLPDTVGTMRPQGMRSFVESVRGAVSVPLDAHVHNDMGLALANALAACDAGADQVHTTIDGIGERTGIPALAETAVALVYLYRSPNDFRLDMLQDLSRLIEEYTDIRPYDSKPIVGSAAYKHKAGTHLAAILRNPAAYEAIPPRAVGNRRRIVFGELAGKTGAAYLMSLLGLGEDEAQAKAVAAGLKDLRLGDLLEIPLDGRLEEKGTG; translated from the coding sequence ATGTATATAAGCGGCAGGGGTGCACCGGATCCTGCAATGGAGAATCCAAACCAGTATTCGGACATGTACAACGGGTACGATTCAAGGCCGAGAAAGATAAAGGTGCTAGACACGACGCTCCGCGAGGGGGAGCAGCACCCCGGCGTCTCGTTTACGAACAAGCAGAGGATACAGATTGCGTGGATGCTCGACTATTTCGGCGTGGACCAGATAGAGATCTCGCCGTCGATATCGGTAGATCATGAAGAGGCCACAAGGACGATAATAAAACAGGGGCTGCGAGCAGAGATAGTGGCGCACGGCCGCGCGCTAAGGTCCGACATAGACGCCTCGATAAGGTGCGACGCCTCGTGGGTTGCAGCGTACCTCGGAATATCGGATGTGCATCTCGAGGACAAGCTGCGCATGACCAGGGAGGAGGCGCTAGAAAGGGCGGTCGACACCGTCGAGTACGCCAAGTCGCACGGGCTGAAGATCAGGTTTACGATGGAGGACGGCTGCAGGGCCGAGCCCTCGTTTTTGCTTGATATGTGCAAGGCGGTGGAGGATGCCGGCGTGGACAGGATAAGCCTTCCAGATACGGTGGGCACGATGCGGCCGCAGGGCATGCGCAGCTTTGTAGAGTCTGTGCGCGGCGCAGTCAGCGTGCCGCTCGACGCGCATGTCCACAACGACATGGGGCTGGCGCTCGCCAACGCGCTTGCGGCATGCGACGCGGGTGCGGACCAGGTGCACACTACAATAGACGGGATAGGGGAGAGGACAGGGATACCGGCTCTAGCGGAGACTGCCGTCGCGCTTGTATACCTGTACAGGTCGCCCAACGATTTCAGGCTGGACATGCTGCAGGACCTCTCCCGGCTTATCGAGGAATACACGGACATACGCCCGTATGATTCAAAGCCCATAGTGGGATCTGCTGCATACAAGCACAAGGCGGGCACGCACCTTGCGGCAATACTGAGAAATCCCGCCGCATACGAAGCGATACCGCCAAGGGCGGTGGGCAACAGAAGAAGGATAGTGTTCGGCGAGCTGGCGGGCAAGACGGGGGCGGCATACCTGATGTCGCTTCTGGGACTGGGCGAGGACGAGGCTCAGGCAAAGGCTGTAGCGGCGGGCCTCAAGGATCTCAGGCTCGGCGACCTTCTCGAGATACCGCTCGACGGCAGGCTGGAAGAAAAGGGGACCGGCTAG
- a CDS encoding transcriptional regulator (COG1475) has protein sequence MANTEKPSLRWIPISKLEIWEEANVRKINASTRLEELAENIRANGIEHPLLVRELRGRFKIFAGQRRYLASKLIGMDPLPCRVYLRLSLDDAILLSLSENAFTRQMSPADKADAVKTLLKRYGSKKEVCRTLGIRPSNLPVYLGYHGLPGEAKEMVDNGLFNMQFAVGVAAKFRRDDAMEILRAVSRTKKRSVDRGLLVAAVGRASGSETLAEIRAGMRREGTAVLSLQLHMDPADLRRLQKMADKKRLGMEGLVSSILQRSLRRA, from the coding sequence ATGGCCAATACCGAGAAGCCGTCACTGCGGTGGATCCCGATCTCAAAGCTGGAGATCTGGGAGGAGGCCAACGTCAGAAAGATCAACGCCTCTACCAGGCTGGAGGAGCTCGCAGAGAACATCCGGGCCAACGGGATAGAGCACCCCCTGCTGGTAAGGGAGCTCAGGGGCAGGTTCAAGATATTCGCCGGGCAGCGAAGATACCTTGCGTCAAAACTCATAGGAATGGACCCTCTTCCCTGCAGGGTCTACCTGAGGCTGAGCCTTGATGATGCCATACTGCTGTCCCTGAGCGAGAACGCCTTTACCAGGCAGATGAGCCCCGCCGACAAGGCAGACGCCGTAAAGACGCTCCTGAAAAGATACGGCAGCAAAAAGGAAGTCTGCCGGACCCTCGGAATACGGCCCTCGAACCTGCCGGTATACCTTGGATACCACGGCCTGCCCGGCGAGGCAAAGGAGATGGTCGATAACGGCCTGTTCAACATGCAGTTTGCAGTGGGTGTGGCGGCCAAGTTCCGCCGTGACGATGCCATGGAGATACTCCGGGCCGTATCGCGGACAAAAAAGCGCTCAGTCGACAGGGGCCTGCTAGTCGCAGCAGTGGGCCGCGCCTCCGGCAGCGAGACATTGGCGGAGATCCGTGCGGGCATGCGCCGCGAGGGCACAGCCGTCCTGTCTCTCCAGCTGCACATGGACCCCGCAGACCTGCGGCGCCTGCAAAAGATGGCCGACAAGAAAAGGCTCGGCATGGAGGGCTTGGTCTCATCCATACTGCAAAGGTCGCTGCGCCGGGCCTAG
- a CDS encoding translation initiation factor 1 (COG0023) — MAVICNTCGLPEDLCACGDLAKDSTKIIIRLETRRFKKKGTMIEGLDPKLNNLENVAKELKNKYACGGTAKEGYVFLQGDHRDTIKDTLVGLGFPESSIELH; from the coding sequence ATGGCGGTAATTTGTAACACGTGTGGACTGCCGGAGGACCTGTGTGCCTGCGGAGACCTGGCAAAAGACAGCACAAAGATAATCATCCGGCTCGAGACGCGCCGATTCAAAAAGAAGGGGACCATGATAGAAGGTCTGGACCCCAAGCTCAACAACCTGGAGAACGTGGCAAAGGAGCTCAAGAACAAGTACGCCTGCGGCGGGACCGCCAAGGAGGGCTATGTATTCCTGCAGGGCGATCACAGGGACACCATAAAGGACACGCTCGTCGGCCTCGGCTTTCCAGAGTCCAGCATAGAGCTGCACTAG
- a CDS encoding conserved hypothetical protein (COG1920), with amino-acid sequence MRVSAIIPVKSFAIAKSRLGLPPDKTAALCKMMLDELLDTVCASPAIDDTVVVTRDAQAAGAARKRGAYVVEDQGEGVNRAVAIADAHLASDPPDSSVIFPQDIPFMKTQDVDFMMRHAGPPPCAIVVPSRRFDGTNALYRSPSCLMETHYDEDSYKIHLTRPERRGAPRWSLCGGS; translated from the coding sequence TTGAGGGTTTCTGCCATAATACCGGTGAAGAGCTTTGCGATTGCAAAGTCGCGGCTCGGGCTGCCGCCGGACAAGACTGCCGCATTGTGCAAGATGATGCTCGACGAGCTGCTCGACACCGTATGCGCGTCGCCTGCAATAGATGACACAGTGGTGGTGACCCGGGATGCGCAAGCAGCCGGCGCGGCCAGGAAACGCGGGGCCTATGTAGTGGAGGATCAAGGCGAGGGGGTCAACAGGGCGGTGGCGATAGCCGACGCGCACCTGGCCTCCGACCCGCCTGACTCGTCCGTCATATTCCCGCAGGACATACCGTTCATGAAGACCCAGGATGTTGACTTTATGATGCGGCATGCGGGGCCGCCTCCCTGCGCCATTGTGGTGCCATCGAGGCGCTTTGACGGCACAAACGCCCTGTACAGGTCGCCCTCGTGCCTGATGGAGACGCACTATGACGAGGACAGCTACAAGATCCACCTGACACGGCCAGAAAGGCGGGGAGCGCCTCGCTGGTCTTTGTGCGGAGGATCATGA
- a CDS encoding conserved hypothetical protein (COG0391), producing MEKVVVFAGGTGSVKLVRGLVAQHHDVHVVSNVGDNYWLYGMYICPDIDTVVYGLADLLDYERGWGIKKDTFNFLRQMEVFGEETWFRIGDRDAATHLMRTNMLKNGKNLTDITRWMCEKFAVATKITPLTDNIVETRITTNKGEMHLQEFWVKYRGRDKVEGIQYVGADKARPSPEAVNAIQDASMVVLAPGNPLTSIGPMLQIKGVRKELSKVKKKVVAVSPLIGGKAISGPAGDYMEAAGIETSVFGLAKMYSDVCSNLVIDTKDKSQSKKIRNLDMSVYETKILMKNKTAEEALASFILKQVRV from the coding sequence ATGGAGAAGGTCGTAGTTTTTGCCGGCGGCACGGGGTCTGTAAAGCTTGTGCGCGGGCTTGTGGCGCAGCACCATGATGTGCACGTGGTGAGCAACGTGGGGGACAACTACTGGCTGTACGGCATGTACATCTGCCCCGACATAGACACGGTGGTGTACGGGCTGGCGGATCTTTTAGACTATGAGCGCGGCTGGGGAATAAAAAAGGACACCTTCAACTTTTTGCGGCAGATGGAGGTCTTTGGCGAGGAGACGTGGTTCCGGATAGGCGACCGCGATGCGGCAACCCACCTGATGAGGACCAACATGCTCAAAAACGGCAAGAACCTCACCGATATAACGCGCTGGATGTGCGAAAAGTTTGCGGTGGCTACAAAGATAACCCCGCTGACCGACAATATCGTCGAGACCAGGATCACAACCAACAAGGGCGAGATGCACCTGCAGGAGTTCTGGGTCAAATACAGGGGCAGGGACAAGGTCGAGGGGATACAGTATGTCGGCGCGGACAAGGCGCGGCCGAGCCCCGAGGCGGTAAACGCGATACAGGATGCATCCATGGTTGTGCTGGCCCCGGGCAACCCGCTTACTAGCATCGGGCCGATGCTGCAGATAAAGGGCGTGCGCAAGGAGCTCTCCAAGGTGAAAAAGAAGGTGGTGGCGGTAAGCCCGCTGATAGGCGGCAAGGCGATAAGCGGGCCCGCGGGCGACTACATGGAGGCCGCAGGAATAGAGACCAGCGTGTTCGGCCTGGCAAAGATGTACTCTGATGTGTGCTCCAACCTGGTGATAGACACAAAGGACAAGTCGCAGTCCAAAAAGATAAGGAACCTTGACATGAGCGTCTATGAGACAAAGATCCTCATGAAGAACAAGACCGCCGAGGAGGCGCTTGCGTCGTTCATACTAAAGCAAGTGCGCGTCTAG
- a CDS encoding conserved hypothetical protein (COG2042), translating into MRVCVVLYGQDDPKKCTAARLARSGLARAVRRPARNAILLDPFAPRVLLPPDAGLGPVTCIDCSWKKAGESFAPGMPGTRRRLPPLLAGNPVNYSRQNMLSTAEALAAALYILGRRARAEEMMDKFRWGHTFLELNRNLLDEYASMRDESEIGPVLREYGLREVPPPADGSR; encoded by the coding sequence ATGCGCGTCTGCGTCGTGCTGTACGGTCAGGATGATCCAAAAAAGTGCACTGCCGCCAGGCTGGCGCGCTCGGGCCTTGCAAGGGCGGTCAGGAGGCCCGCGCGCAATGCTATATTGCTCGACCCGTTTGCACCCCGGGTATTGCTCCCGCCTGACGCGGGCCTCGGGCCCGTCACCTGCATAGACTGCTCGTGGAAGAAGGCGGGGGAATCGTTTGCACCGGGGATGCCGGGCACGCGCCGGAGGCTCCCGCCGCTGCTCGCAGGCAATCCTGTCAACTATTCGCGGCAGAACATGCTGAGCACCGCCGAGGCGCTGGCTGCCGCCCTGTACATACTTGGAAGGCGGGCCCGGGCAGAAGAGATGATGGACAAGTTCAGGTGGGGGCACACGTTTCTTGAGCTGAATAGGAACCTGCTCGACGAGTATGCGTCAATGCGCGACGAATCAGAGATAGGGCCTGTTTTGCGCGAGTACGGGCTGCGGGAAGTGCCCCCTCCTGCCGACGGGTCCCGGTGA
- a CDS encoding ABC-type branched-chain amino acid transport system, permease component (COG0559) has product MIPSEIIFISDLVAIFAIYLIINLSLNLEFGYGGVPNFGKVLAVAAGAFVVPMVTLSLLGAALSVDSSGDNLAVVDEINRGLAAEPLLGVGVFAVAAIAAMAAGAGLGLVSAYPAVRLRGDYLAITLLAFGEIIRIVGINYEPLVGGTLGVSVPDVLSFVPDDLRFASASVVLAAVAGVVYLLVSRFTRSPVGRLLRATRDDEVALQSLGRDPAKVRIKVLMLAGMIGALGGMMYASYAEGVIAFGYNRLNWTFLPFVMVIVGGLANNKGVLLGTFIFVVIRKLVVYYNDNFEGFVPFDIIWLDYLLLGGLMLAVLLFRPKGILPERPQ; this is encoded by the coding sequence ATGATCCCCTCTGAGATAATTTTCATATCGGATCTTGTGGCGATCTTTGCGATATACCTGATAATCAACCTCTCGCTGAACCTCGAGTTCGGCTACGGGGGCGTGCCGAACTTTGGCAAGGTGCTCGCGGTGGCGGCGGGCGCGTTTGTAGTCCCGATGGTCACGCTCAGCCTGCTTGGAGCTGCTCTCTCCGTTGATTCGTCGGGGGACAACCTGGCTGTGGTCGACGAGATCAACCGCGGCCTTGCCGCCGAGCCGCTGCTGGGGGTGGGCGTCTTTGCAGTTGCCGCCATTGCGGCCATGGCAGCAGGCGCCGGCCTCGGGCTTGTATCTGCGTATCCCGCGGTCAGGCTGCGCGGCGACTACCTTGCGATAACTCTGCTGGCATTTGGCGAGATAATACGGATAGTCGGAATAAACTATGAGCCGCTGGTGGGGGGCACACTGGGCGTCTCCGTGCCGGACGTGCTCTCGTTTGTGCCCGACGACCTGAGGTTTGCCTCTGCCAGCGTGGTGCTGGCGGCAGTTGCCGGCGTGGTCTACCTGCTGGTCTCGCGCTTTACGCGCTCGCCGGTCGGCAGGCTGCTGCGCGCCACCCGGGACGACGAGGTGGCGCTCCAGTCGCTTGGCAGGGATCCCGCCAAAGTGCGCATAAAGGTTCTGATGCTCGCCGGAATGATAGGGGCGCTCGGGGGGATGATGTACGCCTCCTATGCGGAGGGGGTCATAGCATTCGGATATAACAGGCTCAACTGGACGTTTCTGCCCTTTGTAATGGTGATAGTGGGGGGCCTTGCAAACAACAAGGGCGTGCTGCTGGGCACGTTCATATTCGTGGTGATAAGAAAGCTCGTGGTATACTACAACGACAACTTTGAGGGGTTTGTCCCGTTCGATATAATATGGCTCGACTACCTGCTGCTAGGGGGCCTCATGCTGGCCGTGCTGCTGTTCCGGCCCAAGGGTATACTGCCGGAGCGGCCGCAGTAG
- a CDS encoding ABC-type branched-chain amino acid transport system, permease component (COG0559) — MAYDILALDAIIYACILAVLCTGLTLTYKITRVPNFAHMSFAILGMYVVLVVTKIAGLGPYYSLPLSFAASGALALVLYYGVIKTLQKKGASYLTIMIATLSFDFVMIGILNIIADVISEYRITSREFTLRSFDGELFGAPAVLTVSLAIMAGLVVGLYYLLYRTKFGVSMRAAIENRSLAETVGINTNMMFGFSWFLSGGLAGLAGVLLALWFQGDPSLAAIMIPSVFAGSIVGGFTSIYGAILGGVLIGVSEIFGTGLLASATGAWVVAYRPVVAFIFIVVTLLVLPNGLASLRRRA, encoded by the coding sequence ATGGCGTACGACATACTCGCCCTGGACGCGATAATCTACGCCTGCATACTGGCAGTGCTCTGCACCGGGCTGACTCTCACATACAAGATAACCCGGGTGCCCAACTTTGCACACATGTCGTTTGCGATTCTGGGCATGTATGTAGTATTGGTGGTGACAAAGATAGCAGGCCTCGGCCCCTACTATTCGCTCCCGCTCTCGTTTGCGGCATCGGGGGCGCTGGCCCTTGTGTTATACTATGGGGTGATAAAGACGCTGCAGAAAAAAGGCGCGTCCTACCTTACGATAATGATAGCCACTTTGTCGTTTGACTTTGTAATGATAGGGATCCTCAACATAATTGCAGATGTGATATCCGAGTACCGGATAACCTCGAGGGAGTTTACGCTGCGCAGCTTTGACGGCGAGCTATTCGGGGCTCCCGCGGTCCTCACCGTCTCGCTTGCCATCATGGCGGGGCTGGTAGTCGGCCTGTACTATCTGCTGTACAGGACAAAGTTCGGCGTCTCGATGAGGGCCGCAATAGAGAACCGCTCGCTTGCAGAGACTGTCGGCATCAACACGAATATGATGTTCGGCTTTTCATGGTTTCTCAGCGGGGGCCTTGCCGGGCTGGCAGGCGTCCTGCTGGCGCTGTGGTTCCAGGGCGATCCGTCTCTTGCGGCTATCATGATCCCGAGCGTCTTTGCGGGCAGCATAGTGGGCGGCTTTACGAGCATATACGGGGCGATACTCGGGGGCGTCCTGATAGGGGTCTCTGAGATATTCGGCACGGGCCTGCTGGCATCGGCGACAGGCGCGTGGGTGGTGGCGTACAGGCCGGTGGTCGCGTTCATATTCATAGTGGTGACGCTGCTCGTGCTGCCAAACGGCCTTGCAAGCCTGAGGAGGCGCGCATGA
- a CDS encoding ABC-type branched-chain amino acid transport system, ATPase component (COG0410): MAVISTKSLHSGYGKKVILQGVDFEAGNGITVVVGANGSGKSTVLKSMVSQCDIMSGSVMLEGREITGMRPHRIARMGVCYMPQRSNVFQELTIAENLAISSGSSSAALDLFPELDQGRGRKASQLSGGQRQMLAMAMAVTAHPKVLLFDEPTAALSPKNATAVFAKIREVQKALGTCVVLVEQNARSALEICDNAYLLVGGTVRYTGPPAELSADLRSYLGV; encoded by the coding sequence ATGGCCGTAATATCCACAAAATCCCTGCACAGCGGGTACGGCAAGAAGGTGATTTTGCAAGGTGTGGACTTTGAGGCAGGCAACGGCATAACTGTCGTGGTGGGCGCAAACGGCTCTGGAAAGAGCACGGTCCTAAAGTCGATGGTCTCGCAGTGCGATATAATGTCGGGCTCGGTCATGCTAGAGGGCAGGGAGATAACGGGGATGAGGCCGCACCGCATAGCCAGGATGGGCGTATGCTATATGCCGCAGAGAAGCAACGTATTCCAGGAGCTTACCATAGCGGAGAACCTGGCCATATCAAGCGGCAGCTCGTCTGCCGCGCTGGATTTATTCCCGGAGCTGGACCAGGGGAGGGGCCGCAAGGCGTCGCAGCTCTCAGGCGGCCAGCGGCAGATGCTAGCTATGGCCATGGCCGTGACTGCCCACCCGAAGGTTCTGCTCTTCGACGAGCCTACTGCCGCGCTGTCCCCAAAGAACGCAACTGCAGTCTTTGCAAAGATACGGGAGGTGCAAAAGGCGCTGGGCACGTGCGTTGTCCTGGTGGAGCAGAATGCGAGGAGCGCGCTCGAAATCTGCGACAACGCGTACCTGCTGGTCGGGGGGACGGTCCGGTATACGGGCCCGCCAGCCGAGCTCTCGGCAGATCTGCGCTCGTACCTGGGGGTATAA
- a CDS encoding ABC-type branched-chain amino acid transport system, ATPase component (COG0411), with amino-acid sequence MIQISDVTKSFGGNKAVDGATFDVEPNKVNLLIGANGSGKTTIINMISGLLHPDSGSITDEGADITHYTPDRIYHRGIMRTFQTPRLFAELSVMENMLMAAKIDESFRHALLPSKWSAAQREARKKATEILESLGMGELGGSLAYNLSGGQIKLLELAKGLMARPRTILLDEPIAGIAPALAHKIFKTIRGLAASMTFLIVEHRLDIALGYSDRVIVLDDGRVIAVDAPDHVLSNEKVVESYL; translated from the coding sequence ATGATACAGATATCAGACGTAACAAAGAGCTTTGGCGGCAACAAGGCGGTGGATGGCGCCACCTTTGATGTCGAGCCCAACAAGGTAAACCTGCTGATAGGCGCCAACGGCTCGGGCAAGACCACGATAATAAACATGATATCGGGCCTGCTGCACCCGGATTCCGGCAGCATCACCGACGAGGGCGCGGACATAACGCACTATACGCCGGACAGGATATACCACAGGGGGATAATGCGCACATTTCAGACGCCGCGGCTATTTGCCGAGCTGTCGGTAATGGAGAACATGCTAATGGCGGCAAAGATAGATGAATCGTTCCGGCACGCGCTGCTCCCGTCTAAGTGGTCTGCCGCCCAGCGGGAGGCGCGAAAAAAGGCCACAGAGATACTGGAATCGCTGGGGATGGGCGAGCTTGGCGGATCCCTTGCGTACAACCTGTCGGGCGGGCAGATAAAGCTCCTCGAGCTGGCAAAGGGGCTGATGGCCCGGCCCCGCACGATACTGCTAGACGAGCCGATAGCGGGAATAGCGCCCGCGCTTGCGCACAAGATATTCAAGACGATAAGGGGGCTTGCGGCATCGATGACTTTTTTGATTGTCGAGCACCGCCTGGATATTGCCCTGGGCTACTCCGACAGGGTGATAGTGCTTGATGACGGCAGGGTCATAGCGGTGGATGCGCCAGACCATGTATTGAGCAACGAAAAAGTGGTAGAGTCCTACCTGTAG